One window of Phoenix dactylifera cultivar Barhee BC4 chromosome 5, palm_55x_up_171113_PBpolish2nd_filt_p, whole genome shotgun sequence genomic DNA carries:
- the LOC103707723 gene encoding mitochondrial import inner membrane translocase subunit TIM23-1-like, with product MADRGIYGGDDLDRRQEPGRRLYSPYQDLPIPYRTLYDLPTSPEFLFQEESVVQRRSWGENLTYYTGIGYLTGAVAGASLGLHRALRAAEPGDTLKIRVNRILNSSGQEGRRIGNRIGVLGLLYAGMESGMVAARDTDDWINNVAAGLGTGALFKAANGPRSAAVAGAIGGLMVGAAVAGKQVLKRYVPI from the coding sequence ATGGCCGATCGGGGAATCTACGGCGGCGACGACCTCGATCGACGGCAGGAACCCGGCCGGCGACTCTACAGCCCCTACCAGGACCTCCCGATCCCGTACCGGACCCTCTACGACCTTCCCACCTCGCCGGAGTTTCTCTTCCAGGAGGAGTCCGTGGTCCAGCGCCGCTCCTGGGGCGAGAACCTCACCTACTACACCGGCATCGGGTACCTGACAGGAGCCGTCGCGGGCGCCTCCCTCGGCCTCCACCGCGCCCTCCGCGCCGCCGAGCCTGGCGACACCCTCAAGATCCGCGTCAACCGCATCCTGAACTCGTCCGGCCAGGAAGGACGCCGGATCGGGAACCGCATCGGCGTGCTCGGCCTCCTGTACGCCGGGATGGAGAGCGGGATGGTCGCCGCCAGGGACACCGACGACTGGATCAACAACGTGGCTGCTGGGCTCGGCACCGGAGCCCTGTTCAAGGCCGCGAATGGGCCACGCTCGGCGGCCGTCGCCGGCGCCATCGGGGGGCTTATGGTGGGAGCTGCTGTTGCTGGGAAGCAGGTGTTGAAGAGATACGTGCCTATCTAG